From a region of the Streptacidiphilus albus JL83 genome:
- a CDS encoding sacsin N-terminal ATP-binding-like domain-containing protein, translating to MDARNVGDAAGAAGATDPFGTAGLRQRVLAAWAASPTRFREDANAEEELALGGYRDRLVVELAQNAADAAARAGVPGRLRLTLREGVLCAANTGSPLDAEGVESLSTLRASSKREEAGEGAVGRFGVGFAAVLAVSDEPAVIGLPGGVRWSLAEARALAAEQPALAEELRRRDGHVPLLRLPLPAEGAPPAGYDTVVVLPLRDAAAEDLARRLLDEIDDALLLTLPGLTEVVVEQQNGALSRTLTRREEEPAHDLAGPATVVVADESGERRWQVASAGGELAAELLRDRTVEERHRPHWSVTWAVNESGAAEASGATAVVHAPTPTDEPLGVPALLVASFPLDSTRRHIAPGPLTDFLVEQAADVYAALLRQRGGDLANLRLVPGPLGRGELDGQLRRAILQRLPDVPFLPAAEGGAALRPRDAVLLEEADPSIVRAVGEVLPGLLPAGLDRRTELRTLGVRRLALAETVDQLANLDREPAWWRGLYQALLGADRDALGALPVPLADGRKVTGPRRVLVPGEASGDAAVSAEDLALLGLRLVHPEAAHPLLEKLGAGVATPAGVLETPELRAAVLRSVDLDDQDEAEEIAEAVLRIVRAAGVTAGPGAGEYPWLAWLALPDEEGELVAAGELVLPGSPLAAVVDEDDAVFLDEDWAERWGPEVLRAVGVGNSLGLVRAEEVVLDPDDLERLDPTAAPDRAAGGEPRGLLDEAPEGFADWAEEIADRLKSEADDREDAGGHRDDHPDVPPVAAELLAVRDLDLVDDDAWARALALLAVPPLREAVVNPVRLLLPDGSSTEVPSYTAWWLRDHPVLDGRRPAGLRAAGADPLLRGLYPEARTGLDEVFLHALGVRTTLAALLAESDGPDELLYRMGDPDCELSHRQLHGIYTALAGVALERVALPEEVRALPPMDPETRRRPAHTVVVDVADAVVADAPDLVQLLDDYALITVAPALAAALAERLHVSLASEVAGGRVLSEGAVHRVPEAVRELLPGCPEVYEEHEELLVVGPDGEEAAVDWRWDADSPAPEPEPEEGEPAEPDEFAPVVPHGALHAATPEGLAAGLAWAAGQWHRRFEVLAFLSDPERAYELSAARDFEG from the coding sequence ATGGATGCTCGGAACGTGGGCGACGCGGCGGGTGCCGCCGGAGCGACGGACCCGTTCGGAACGGCTGGTCTGCGACAGCGGGTCCTGGCGGCCTGGGCCGCCTCGCCGACCCGCTTCCGCGAGGACGCCAACGCCGAGGAGGAGCTCGCCCTCGGCGGCTACCGCGACCGGCTGGTGGTCGAGCTGGCGCAGAACGCCGCCGACGCCGCCGCCCGCGCGGGCGTCCCCGGGCGACTGCGGCTGACCCTGCGCGAGGGCGTGCTCTGCGCCGCCAACACCGGCTCGCCGCTGGACGCCGAAGGCGTCGAGTCGCTGTCCACGCTGCGCGCCTCCTCCAAGCGGGAGGAGGCCGGCGAGGGCGCGGTCGGCCGCTTCGGCGTCGGTTTCGCCGCCGTCCTGGCCGTCTCGGACGAGCCCGCCGTGATCGGCCTGCCCGGCGGCGTCCGCTGGTCGTTGGCCGAGGCCCGCGCCCTGGCCGCCGAACAGCCCGCGCTGGCGGAGGAACTGCGCCGCCGGGACGGCCATGTGCCGCTGCTCCGGCTGCCGCTGCCCGCCGAGGGCGCACCCCCGGCGGGCTACGACACCGTCGTCGTCCTGCCGCTGCGGGACGCCGCCGCCGAGGACCTGGCCCGTCGGCTGCTGGACGAGATCGACGACGCGCTGCTGCTCACCCTGCCCGGCCTGACCGAGGTCGTGGTCGAGCAGCAGAACGGCGCGCTGAGCCGCACCCTGACGCGCCGTGAGGAGGAGCCGGCGCACGACCTGGCCGGGCCCGCCACCGTGGTCGTCGCCGACGAGTCCGGCGAGCGCCGCTGGCAGGTCGCCTCGGCCGGCGGCGAGCTCGCCGCCGAGCTGCTGCGGGACCGCACGGTCGAGGAGCGGCACCGTCCGCACTGGTCGGTGACCTGGGCGGTGAACGAGTCCGGCGCCGCCGAGGCCTCCGGCGCGACCGCCGTCGTCCATGCGCCGACCCCCACCGACGAGCCGCTGGGCGTCCCCGCGCTGCTGGTCGCCTCCTTCCCGCTGGACTCGACGCGCCGTCACATCGCGCCGGGGCCGCTGACCGACTTCCTGGTCGAGCAGGCCGCCGACGTCTACGCCGCACTGCTGCGGCAGCGCGGCGGCGACCTCGCCAACCTGCGGCTGGTCCCCGGTCCGCTGGGCCGGGGCGAGCTGGACGGACAGCTGCGGCGGGCGATCCTGCAGCGGCTGCCCGACGTCCCGTTCCTGCCCGCCGCCGAGGGCGGGGCCGCGCTGCGCCCGCGCGACGCGGTGCTGCTGGAGGAGGCCGACCCGTCGATCGTCCGCGCCGTCGGCGAGGTGCTGCCCGGTCTGCTGCCGGCCGGTCTGGACCGCCGGACGGAGCTGCGCACCCTCGGCGTCCGTCGGCTGGCACTGGCCGAGACCGTCGACCAGCTCGCCAACCTCGACCGCGAGCCCGCCTGGTGGCGCGGCCTGTACCAGGCCCTGCTCGGCGCGGACCGGGACGCCCTGGGCGCCCTGCCGGTCCCGCTCGCCGACGGCCGCAAGGTCACCGGCCCGCGCCGGGTCCTGGTCCCCGGCGAGGCCTCCGGCGACGCCGCCGTGTCCGCAGAGGACTTGGCCCTGCTGGGCCTGCGGCTGGTCCACCCCGAGGCCGCCCACCCGCTGCTGGAGAAGCTCGGCGCGGGCGTCGCCACCCCGGCCGGCGTCCTGGAGACGCCGGAGCTGCGCGCCGCCGTGCTCCGCAGCGTCGACCTGGACGACCAGGACGAGGCCGAGGAGATCGCCGAGGCGGTGCTGCGCATCGTCCGGGCGGCCGGGGTCACGGCCGGACCCGGCGCGGGGGAGTACCCGTGGCTGGCCTGGCTCGCGCTGCCCGACGAGGAGGGCGAACTCGTCGCCGCCGGCGAGCTGGTGCTGCCCGGCAGCCCGCTGGCCGCCGTGGTCGACGAGGACGACGCCGTCTTCCTGGACGAGGACTGGGCCGAACGCTGGGGCCCGGAGGTGCTCCGCGCCGTCGGCGTCGGCAACAGCCTGGGACTGGTGCGGGCCGAGGAGGTCGTGCTCGACCCGGACGACCTGGAGCGGCTCGACCCCACCGCCGCACCCGACCGCGCCGCCGGCGGCGAGCCGCGCGGCCTGCTGGACGAGGCCCCGGAGGGCTTCGCTGACTGGGCCGAGGAGATCGCCGACCGGCTCAAGTCCGAGGCCGACGACCGCGAGGACGCCGGCGGCCACCGGGACGACCACCCCGACGTCCCGCCGGTCGCCGCCGAGCTGCTGGCCGTCCGCGACCTGGACCTGGTCGACGACGATGCCTGGGCCCGGGCGCTGGCCCTGCTGGCGGTGCCGCCGCTGCGCGAGGCCGTGGTCAACCCGGTCCGGCTGCTGCTGCCGGACGGCAGCTCAACCGAGGTCCCCTCCTACACCGCCTGGTGGCTGCGCGACCACCCGGTGCTGGACGGCCGCCGTCCGGCCGGGCTGCGTGCGGCCGGCGCCGACCCGCTGCTGCGCGGCCTGTACCCGGAGGCCCGGACCGGCTTGGACGAGGTCTTCCTGCACGCCCTCGGCGTCCGCACCACCCTGGCGGCGCTGCTCGCCGAGAGCGACGGACCGGACGAGCTGCTCTACCGGATGGGCGACCCGGACTGCGAGCTGTCGCACCGTCAGCTGCACGGCATCTACACCGCGCTGGCCGGAGTGGCGCTGGAGCGCGTCGCCCTGCCGGAGGAGGTCCGCGCGCTGCCCCCGATGGACCCGGAGACCCGCCGCCGTCCGGCGCACACCGTGGTCGTCGACGTCGCGGACGCGGTCGTCGCCGACGCGCCCGACCTGGTGCAGCTGCTGGACGACTACGCGCTGATCACGGTCGCCCCGGCGCTGGCCGCCGCCCTCGCCGAGCGGCTGCACGTCTCGCTCGCCAGCGAGGTGGCCGGCGGACGGGTGCTGAGCGAGGGCGCCGTCCACCGGGTCCCCGAGGCGGTGCGCGAACTGCTGCCCGGCTGCCCCGAGGTCTACGAGGAGCACGAGGAGCTGCTGGTCGTCGGACCGGACGGCGAGGAGGCCGCCGTGGACTGGCGCTGGGACGCGGACAGCCCCGCGCCCGAACCCGAACCCGAGGAGGGCGAGCCCGCCGAGCCGGACGAGTTCGCCCCGGTCGTCCCCCACGGCGCGCTCCACGCGGCCACGCCGGAGGGGCTGGCGGCCGGGCTGGCCTGGGCGGCCGGCCAGTGGCACCGCCGTTTCGAGGTCCTGGCGTTCCTCTCCGACCCCGAGCGCGCCTATGAACTGAGCGCGGCCCGCGACTTCGAGGGCTGA
- a CDS encoding HAD-IC family P-type ATPase, translating into MTAPLPGLSTAEVAERVARGEVNDVPVRSSRSTAEIVRANVFTRFNAIIGTLFAVIMVVGPPQDGLFGFIIVANTGIGIIQELRAKHTLDSLAVIGEAHPRVRRDGRSAELTNAEIVLGDLVELGAGDKVTVDGQVSEADSLEIDESLLTGEADPVHKHPGDPVMSGSFVVAGSGAFTTTRVGREAYAAQLAEEASRFTLVKSELRTGIDTILRYVTWLLIPTAIGLILSQLYVESHNLREAIRRMVAGIVPMIPEGLVLLTSVAFAVGVIRLGRHQCLVQELPAIEGLARVDTVCLDKTGTLTEGGMDVAELRPLASPSPAPGAARAEAVLGLLGTADPRPNASLQAIIDAYPVPDEGQGWRLLQVAPFSSARKWSGASVQEPDGRPGTWLLGAPDVLLPQGHPDLVTVDRLGAQGLRVLLLGRTDTPLDAEDPADGLEPVALLVLKQRLRPDAGQTLRYFERQGVAAKVISGDNALSVGAVAGSLGLPGAEDPIDARTLPTGSEAIAEVVEQHSVFGRVTPQQKRDLVQGLQSRGHHVAMTGDGVNDVLALKDADIGVAMGAGSEATRAVAQIVLLDNSFATLPLVVAEGRRVIGNIERVANLFLLKTVYSVLIALLVIICQVPYPFLPRHSTVLSTLTIGVPGFFLALAPNNERARPGFVRRVLRFAVPGGVIAGTAAFTTYLLARADHATAQVPDTSVTTLTLFIVALWALAIIARPYNWWRVLLVLTMAGGFALVLIVPWLKSFFQLSLQGWRDPWTAVGVAVVGGLLLELVWRYLRRHPEAAEETDGVAARGARRDAGRAPVRTPAATRTGDEAGDEAGDEAGDEVEVDAEGATEPGGPR; encoded by the coding sequence ATGACTGCACCGCTGCCGGGGCTCAGCACCGCCGAGGTCGCCGAGCGGGTCGCGCGCGGCGAGGTCAACGACGTGCCGGTCAGGTCCAGTCGGTCCACCGCCGAGATCGTCCGGGCCAACGTCTTCACCCGGTTCAACGCGATCATCGGCACCCTGTTCGCCGTGATCATGGTGGTCGGACCGCCCCAGGACGGCCTGTTCGGCTTCATCATCGTCGCCAACACCGGCATCGGGATCATCCAGGAGCTACGGGCCAAGCACACCCTCGACAGCCTCGCCGTCATCGGCGAGGCCCACCCCAGGGTCCGGCGCGACGGGCGCAGCGCCGAGCTGACCAACGCCGAGATCGTCCTCGGCGACCTGGTCGAGCTGGGGGCCGGCGACAAGGTCACCGTCGACGGGCAGGTCTCCGAGGCCGACAGCCTGGAGATCGACGAGTCGCTGCTCACCGGCGAGGCCGACCCCGTCCACAAGCACCCCGGCGACCCGGTGATGTCCGGCAGCTTCGTGGTGGCCGGCTCGGGCGCGTTCACCACCACCCGGGTCGGCCGCGAGGCCTACGCCGCCCAGCTGGCCGAGGAGGCCAGCCGGTTCACCCTGGTCAAGTCGGAGCTCCGGACCGGCATCGACACGATCCTGCGCTACGTCACCTGGCTGCTGATCCCGACCGCGATCGGGCTGATCCTGAGCCAGCTGTACGTGGAGAGCCACAACCTCCGCGAGGCCATCCGGCGAATGGTCGCGGGCATCGTCCCAATGATTCCCGAGGGCCTGGTGCTGCTCACCTCCGTGGCCTTCGCCGTCGGCGTGATCCGGCTCGGCCGGCACCAGTGCCTGGTCCAGGAACTGCCGGCGATCGAGGGCCTGGCCCGGGTGGACACCGTCTGCCTCGACAAGACCGGAACCCTCACCGAGGGCGGCATGGACGTCGCCGAGCTCCGCCCGCTGGCGAGCCCTTCTCCCGCCCCCGGCGCCGCGCGGGCCGAGGCGGTGCTCGGCCTGCTCGGCACCGCCGACCCCCGGCCGAACGCCAGCCTCCAGGCGATCATCGACGCCTACCCGGTGCCGGACGAGGGCCAGGGCTGGCGGCTGCTCCAGGTCGCCCCCTTCTCCTCCGCCCGCAAGTGGTCCGGGGCCTCCGTCCAGGAACCGGACGGCAGACCCGGCACCTGGCTGCTCGGCGCCCCCGACGTGCTGCTGCCCCAGGGCCATCCGGACCTGGTCACCGTCGACCGGCTCGGCGCCCAGGGGCTGCGGGTCCTGCTGCTCGGACGGACCGACACCCCGCTCGACGCCGAGGACCCGGCCGACGGACTGGAGCCGGTCGCGCTGCTGGTGCTGAAGCAGCGGCTGCGCCCCGACGCAGGGCAGACGCTGCGCTACTTCGAGCGGCAGGGCGTCGCCGCCAAGGTCATCTCCGGGGACAACGCCCTCTCGGTCGGCGCCGTGGCCGGCTCGCTCGGGCTGCCCGGGGCCGAGGACCCGATCGACGCCCGGACCCTGCCCACCGGCTCCGAGGCCATCGCCGAGGTGGTCGAACAGCACTCGGTCTTCGGCCGGGTGACGCCCCAACAGAAGCGGGACCTGGTCCAGGGCCTCCAGTCCCGGGGCCACCATGTCGCGATGACCGGCGACGGCGTCAACGACGTCCTCGCGCTGAAGGACGCCGACATCGGCGTCGCCATGGGCGCGGGCAGCGAGGCCACCCGGGCGGTCGCGCAGATCGTGCTGCTGGACAACAGCTTCGCGACGCTGCCGCTGGTCGTCGCCGAAGGCCGACGGGTGATCGGCAACATCGAGCGGGTCGCCAACCTGTTCCTGCTGAAGACCGTCTACTCCGTGCTGATCGCGCTGCTGGTGATCATCTGTCAGGTGCCCTACCCGTTCCTGCCGCGCCACTCGACCGTGCTCAGCACGCTCACCATCGGCGTCCCCGGGTTCTTCCTCGCGCTCGCCCCCAACAACGAGCGGGCCAGGCCGGGCTTCGTCCGACGGGTGCTGCGGTTCGCCGTCCCGGGCGGCGTGATCGCGGGGACCGCCGCGTTCACCACCTACCTGCTGGCCCGCGCGGACCATGCGACCGCCCAGGTCCCCGACACCAGCGTGACCACGCTGACCCTGTTCATCGTCGCGCTCTGGGCGCTGGCGATCATCGCCCGCCCCTACAACTGGTGGCGGGTGCTGCTGGTGCTGACGATGGCGGGCGGCTTCGCCCTGGTGCTGATCGTGCCGTGGCTGAAGTCCTTCTTCCAGCTCAGCCTCCAGGGCTGGCGCGACCCGTGGACGGCGGTCGGCGTCGCCGTGGTCGGCGGCCTGCTGCTGGAGCTGGTCTGGCGGTACCTCCGCCGGCACCCGGAGGCGGCGGAGGAGACGGACGGAGTCGCCGCGCGGGGCGCGAGGCGAGACGCGGGCCGCGCCCCGGTCCGGACCCCGGCGGCGACCCGGACCGGGGACGAGGCCGGGGACGAGGCCGGGGACGAGGCCGGGGACGAGGTGGAGGTCGACGCCGAGGGGGCCACCGAGCCCGGCGGCCCCCGGTAG
- a CDS encoding DUF2530 domain-containing protein, protein MKTTKLPSAPPMEANDVGIVTGGTVLWLVAFIALLPFHGWLSRTGRTDWLWCCLAGFGLGLVGIWYCRARRDAIARSRAAEAAGAGAPGTTGAEGPSA, encoded by the coding sequence GTGAAGACGACCAAGCTCCCCTCCGCGCCTCCGATGGAGGCCAACGACGTCGGCATCGTCACCGGCGGAACCGTGCTGTGGCTGGTCGCCTTCATCGCCCTGCTGCCCTTCCACGGATGGCTGTCGCGCACCGGCAGGACCGACTGGCTGTGGTGCTGCCTGGCCGGCTTCGGCCTCGGCCTGGTCGGCATCTGGTACTGCCGCGCCCGCCGGGACGCCATCGCCCGTTCGCGCGCCGCCGAGGCGGCGGGGGCGGGCGCGCCCGGGACGACCGGGGCCGAGGGCCCCTCGGCCTGA
- a CDS encoding NCS2 family permease produces MSSVAAAKAESPDSGPTPPRNAVDRFFKISERGSSVVREIRGGAATFFTMAYIIVLNPIILSSGVDKYGHHLNSGQLVTATVITAAFTTLLMGVIGNVPLALAAGLGTNSIVALQLAPKMSWPDAMGMVVLAGFAIMLLVATGLRERVMNAVPLGLRKAIAIGIGLFIALIGFVDGGFVTRIPDAAQTTVPLQLGGNGHLDGWPVLVFIVCALLTLILLVRKVPGAILISIIATTILAVILDKAATIPAGEWGLTVPVFPHSIVSTPDFGLIGKVSLFGGFHQVGLLTGILFVFTVLLSCFFDAMGTILGVSDEAHLLDKEGNLPGMSKVLMVDGFATALGGATSSSANTCFVESTSGVGEGARTGLASVVTGLFFVVALFLTPLATMVPTQAATPALVVVGFLILSSGIREIDWSDFTIAIPAFLTMVIMPFTYSITNGIGIGFLVFCVLKIATGRFREVPIALYVVAAIFAFYYLMPAFGLVH; encoded by the coding sequence ATGTCTTCCGTGGCCGCCGCCAAGGCCGAGTCGCCCGACTCCGGGCCGACCCCGCCGCGCAATGCCGTCGACCGCTTCTTCAAGATCTCCGAGCGCGGCTCCTCCGTCGTCCGGGAGATCCGCGGCGGCGCCGCCACCTTCTTCACGATGGCCTACATCATCGTGCTGAACCCGATCATCCTGTCCTCCGGCGTGGACAAGTACGGCCACCACCTGAACAGCGGACAGCTGGTCACCGCCACGGTGATCACCGCCGCGTTCACCACCCTGCTGATGGGGGTCATCGGCAACGTCCCGCTGGCCCTCGCGGCCGGTCTGGGCACCAACAGCATCGTGGCGCTGCAGCTGGCGCCCAAGATGAGCTGGCCGGACGCGATGGGCATGGTGGTCCTGGCGGGCTTCGCGATCATGCTGCTGGTCGCCACCGGCCTGCGCGAACGGGTGATGAACGCGGTCCCGCTCGGCCTGCGCAAGGCCATCGCCATCGGCATCGGCCTCTTCATCGCCCTGATCGGCTTCGTCGACGGCGGCTTCGTCACCCGTATCCCGGACGCCGCGCAGACCACCGTCCCGCTCCAGCTCGGGGGCAACGGCCACCTGGACGGCTGGCCGGTGCTGGTGTTCATCGTCTGTGCGCTGCTGACCCTGATCCTGCTGGTGCGCAAGGTCCCCGGCGCGATCCTGATCAGCATCATCGCCACCACCATCCTGGCCGTGATCCTGGACAAGGCCGCGACCATTCCGGCCGGCGAGTGGGGCCTGACCGTCCCGGTCTTCCCGCACAGCATCGTGTCCACCCCGGACTTCGGCCTGATCGGCAAGGTCAGCCTGTTCGGCGGCTTCCACCAGGTCGGCCTGCTGACCGGCATCCTCTTCGTCTTCACCGTGCTGCTGTCCTGCTTCTTCGACGCGATGGGCACGATCCTCGGCGTCAGCGACGAGGCGCACCTGCTGGACAAGGAAGGCAACCTGCCGGGCATGAGCAAGGTGCTCATGGTCGACGGTTTCGCCACCGCGCTGGGCGGCGCCACCTCCAGCTCCGCCAACACCTGCTTCGTCGAGTCCACCTCGGGGGTCGGCGAGGGCGCCCGCACCGGTCTGGCCTCGGTCGTCACCGGCCTGTTCTTCGTGGTCGCGCTGTTCCTGACGCCGCTGGCGACCATGGTCCCGACCCAGGCGGCCACGCCGGCCCTGGTCGTGGTCGGCTTCCTGATCCTCTCCAGCGGGATCCGCGAGATCGACTGGTCGGACTTCACCATCGCCATCCCGGCCTTCCTGACCATGGTGATCATGCCGTTCACCTACAGCATCACCAACGGCATCGGCATTGGGTTCCTGGTCTTCTGCGTGCTGAAGATCGCCACCGGCCGGTTCCGCGAGGTTCCGATCGCGCTGTACGTCGTCGCCGCGATCTTCGCCTTCTACTACCTGATGCCCGCCTTCGGCCTGGTCCACTGA
- a CDS encoding MarR family winged helix-turn-helix transcriptional regulator: MPDLSPGDAAAISTLRFAVMRLSRRLRNQRVEESLTPTEMQVLATLARCGQATPGELARKEHVQPPSMTRIIAMLEEKGLVRREPHPDDRRQVVVSSTEQAESILDQSRAKRDAWLAERASSLTPEEWAILRAAAPVLERLAQL; this comes from the coding sequence ATGCCAGACCTCTCCCCGGGCGACGCAGCAGCCATCAGCACCCTGCGTTTTGCCGTGATGCGGCTCTCCCGTCGGCTGCGCAACCAGCGCGTCGAGGAGTCGCTGACCCCTACCGAGATGCAGGTCCTGGCGACGCTCGCCCGCTGCGGGCAGGCCACGCCGGGGGAGCTCGCGCGCAAGGAGCACGTCCAGCCGCCGTCGATGACCAGGATCATCGCGATGCTGGAGGAGAAGGGCCTGGTCCGGCGCGAGCCGCACCCGGACGACCGCCGGCAGGTGGTCGTCAGCAGTACCGAACAGGCCGAGAGCATTCTCGACCAGAGCCGTGCCAAGCGGGACGCCTGGCTCGCGGAACGGGCCTCCAGCCTCACTCCGGAGGAGTGGGCGATCCTGCGCGCCGCAGCCCCCGTCCTGGAACGGCTCGCACAACTCTGA
- a CDS encoding MFS transporter translates to MFSALRTRNYRYFFIGQVVSNSGTWIQRVAQDWLVLSLTGSAFAVGVTTAMQFLPMLLFGLFGGVLSDRFPKRKLLIFTQGAMGLLALGLAVLTLTHVIQVWHIYLFAFLLGMITVVDNPTRQTFVVEMVGKKDLGNAVSLNAANFQTARLIGPAIAGGLMAWVGTGWAFAVNAISFGAVILGLLAMRRSELNPTPVQPREKGQLRAGLRYVGGRPDLIWPIVLVGFIGTFGFNFAIILSAFAYSVFHVGPGLYGLLNTAMAVGSLAGALIAARRSRPRLRLLVGAALAFGVLESLAGFSPSYWVFAALLTLVGMFGLTLNTAANSLIQLRTDPAMRGRVMSLYMMVFAGGTPLGAPLVGWLTEQYGPRLGLVVCGLVSAVAAGVIGLVLARIGNLRLSVDLHRGPEHQLLAFVPRQARSQEPVGAPVAAQMSVSA, encoded by the coding sequence ATGTTCTCCGCCCTGCGGACGCGCAACTACCGCTACTTCTTCATCGGCCAGGTCGTCTCCAACTCCGGCACCTGGATCCAGCGGGTGGCGCAGGACTGGCTGGTCCTCAGCCTCACCGGCAGCGCCTTCGCGGTCGGCGTCACCACCGCCATGCAGTTCCTCCCGATGCTGCTCTTCGGGCTCTTCGGCGGAGTCCTCTCGGACCGCTTCCCCAAGCGGAAGCTGCTGATCTTCACCCAGGGCGCGATGGGCCTGCTGGCCCTCGGCCTCGCGGTGCTGACGCTCACCCATGTGATCCAGGTCTGGCACATCTACCTGTTCGCCTTCCTGCTGGGCATGATCACCGTCGTCGACAACCCCACCCGGCAGACCTTCGTGGTGGAGATGGTCGGCAAGAAGGACCTCGGCAACGCGGTCAGTCTGAACGCCGCCAACTTCCAGACCGCGCGGCTGATCGGCCCCGCCATCGCGGGTGGGCTGATGGCCTGGGTCGGCACCGGCTGGGCCTTCGCGGTCAACGCGATCTCCTTCGGGGCGGTGATCCTCGGGCTGCTCGCGATGCGTCGCTCCGAGCTGAACCCGACGCCGGTCCAGCCGCGCGAGAAGGGGCAGCTCCGCGCGGGGCTGCGGTACGTCGGCGGACGTCCCGACCTGATCTGGCCGATCGTCCTGGTCGGCTTCATCGGCACCTTCGGGTTCAACTTCGCGATCATCCTCTCGGCCTTCGCCTACTCGGTCTTCCACGTCGGCCCCGGGCTCTACGGCCTGCTCAACACGGCGATGGCGGTCGGCTCGCTGGCCGGCGCGCTGATCGCGGCCCGGCGCAGCAGGCCGCGGCTCCGGCTGTTGGTCGGCGCGGCGCTGGCCTTCGGCGTACTGGAGTCACTGGCCGGCTTCTCGCCGTCCTACTGGGTGTTCGCCGCGCTGCTGACCCTGGTGGGGATGTTCGGCCTGACGCTGAACACCGCCGCCAACTCGCTGATCCAGCTGCGTACCGACCCGGCCATGCGGGGACGGGTGATGAGCCTCTACATGATGGTCTTCGCCGGCGGGACGCCGCTGGGCGCGCCGCTGGTCGGCTGGCTCACCGAGCAGTACGGACCCAGGCTGGGGCTGGTGGTCTGCGGGCTGGTCTCGGCCGTCGCGGCCGGAGTCATCGGCCTGGTCCTGGCCCGGATCGGAAATCTGCGGCTCAGCGTGGACCTGCACCGGGGGCCGGAGCACCAGTTGCTCGCCTTCGTGCCGCGCCAGGCGCGGTCGCAGGAGCCGGTCGGAGCGCCGGTCGCGGCGCAGATGTCGGTCTCGGCCTGA
- the thpR gene encoding RNA 2',3'-cyclic phosphodiesterase: MRLFAAVLPPQSAVQELADAVRPLHALPQAAPLRWTALPTWHLTLAFLGQVEAEALPELSAGLDAAVAEHSAFELRLAGAGRFGDRALWAGVDGDTRALGRLAESVSAAVRRVGIDLDDRPFQGHLTLARSSTPRSAESARRRPGGPDLAPLADALAGFRGEPWQVATVQLMRSHLGAGPSHHERIDGWQLARARA; encoded by the coding sequence GTGAGACTCTTCGCCGCAGTTCTGCCGCCCCAGTCCGCCGTCCAGGAACTGGCCGACGCGGTCCGCCCGTTGCACGCGCTGCCGCAGGCCGCGCCGCTGCGCTGGACCGCGCTGCCGACCTGGCACCTGACGCTCGCCTTCCTCGGCCAGGTCGAGGCCGAGGCCCTGCCCGAGCTGTCGGCCGGGCTGGACGCCGCCGTGGCCGAGCACTCCGCCTTCGAGCTGCGGCTGGCCGGCGCGGGCCGCTTCGGCGACCGGGCGCTCTGGGCCGGGGTCGACGGCGACACCCGCGCGCTGGGACGGCTGGCCGAGTCGGTCTCCGCCGCCGTCCGCCGGGTCGGCATCGACCTGGACGACCGCCCGTTCCAGGGGCACCTCACCCTCGCCCGCAGCAGCACGCCGCGTTCGGCCGAGTCGGCCCGCCGGCGTCCGGGCGGACCCGATCTGGCACCGCTCGCCGACGCGCTGGCCGGGTTCCGGGGCGAGCCGTGGCAGGTCGCGACCGTGCAGCTGATGCGCAGCCACCTCGGCGCCGGACCCTCGCACCACGAGCGGATCGACGGATGGCAGCTCGCCCGGGCGAGGGCGTAG
- a CDS encoding flavin reductase family protein — MGHEGMAVAAVRYLRSTGAVGPAAAGEPYRDEEPPGPRAALRSVRPDERAPGTVTDSRAFRSVLGHFCTGVTVVGALTEEGGPVGFACQSFSSLSLDPPLISFNVARTSASWPQIARAGSFSVSVLAADQGELCRAFAVSGSTGADKFAGLDWSPAPGTGAPRLAGALAWIDCAIHAVHTGGDHLIVVGRVCGLAPGRDDSGPLLFYRGGFGTLDR; from the coding sequence ATGGGCCACGAAGGCATGGCGGTGGCAGCCGTCCGCTACCTGCGCTCGACCGGGGCGGTCGGCCCGGCGGCAGCCGGGGAGCCGTACCGGGACGAGGAACCGCCCGGACCGCGCGCCGCGCTGCGCTCGGTCCGGCCCGACGAACGGGCGCCGGGCACGGTGACCGACAGCCGCGCCTTCCGCAGCGTCCTGGGGCACTTCTGCACCGGGGTCACCGTGGTCGGCGCGCTCACCGAGGAGGGCGGACCGGTCGGCTTCGCCTGCCAGTCCTTCTCCTCGCTCTCCCTCGACCCGCCGCTGATCAGCTTCAACGTGGCCCGGACCTCGGCCTCCTGGCCGCAGATCGCCCGGGCCGGATCATTCAGCGTCAGCGTCCTCGCCGCCGACCAGGGCGAGCTCTGCCGGGCCTTCGCGGTCAGCGGTTCCACCGGCGCGGACAAGTTCGCCGGCCTCGACTGGTCCCCCGCCCCCGGCACCGGCGCCCCGCGCCTGGCCGGGGCGCTGGCCTGGATCGACTGCGCCATCCACGCCGTCCACACCGGCGGCGACCACCTGATCGTCGTCGGCCGGGTCTGCGGACTGGCGCCGGGCCGGGACGACAGCGGGCCGCTGCTCTTCTACCGGGGCGGATTCGGCACCCTCGACCGCTGA